One region of uncultured Methanolobus sp. genomic DNA includes:
- a CDS encoding MFS transporter — protein MPDGKEKAISVYPLLMVNFIGTMGISLVLPFLIFLVERFGGNALVYGLLSSMYPFFQLIGSPLLGKWSDIYGRKKILFVSQAGTLFSWILFFIALFVPVTILVNIDSDILGKFMVTLPLLMLFIARGLDGLTGGNVSVSNAYVADISNDGNRSKNFGKLSISTNLGFIVGPALAGILSATVYGEALPVLAAILIAFVGTVMIALYIPDTCSNKADTVMLNVCPYPKSGRMAGEKHKNSIRDVWKIPALRLMFIIYFLLFLGFNTFYTAFPVHAANYLQWSIAELGIFFSFLSIVLVIVEGPVLSYVSKRSRDSSMIIGGSFILGLNFVVLALGNTFFTYMAAVLLALGNGLMWPSIQSMLARLAGNDDQGLVQGLSGSVMSFAAIFGLIGGGLIYELAGRWSFLLTAAIIACVFVLSMRLRSFDATGSQE, from the coding sequence ATGCCGGACGGGAAAGAAAAAGCAATATCTGTATATCCTCTTCTGATGGTGAACTTTATCGGCACCATGGGGATAAGTCTAGTTCTTCCTTTCCTTATTTTTCTGGTGGAAAGATTCGGCGGGAACGCCCTTGTATACGGACTTCTCTCTTCAATGTATCCTTTTTTCCAGTTGATAGGTTCACCTCTTCTTGGAAAATGGTCAGATATTTACGGCAGGAAAAAAATCCTTTTTGTCAGCCAGGCAGGAACTTTGTTCTCCTGGATTCTGTTCTTTATAGCTCTCTTTGTGCCCGTAACAATACTGGTCAATATCGACTCTGATATTCTCGGTAAATTCATGGTTACCCTACCGCTGTTAATGCTCTTCATTGCACGGGGGCTGGACGGCCTGACCGGTGGCAACGTTTCAGTATCAAATGCGTATGTCGCCGATATTAGTAATGATGGTAACAGAAGCAAAAATTTCGGTAAGCTCTCAATTTCCACAAATCTTGGTTTTATTGTGGGGCCGGCACTTGCAGGAATTCTGAGCGCAACAGTCTATGGTGAAGCCCTCCCGGTACTGGCTGCTATTCTGATCGCCTTTGTCGGAACTGTTATGATAGCATTGTACATTCCTGATACCTGCAGCAACAAAGCAGATACCGTTATGTTAAACGTTTGTCCATATCCAAAAAGCGGTCGCATGGCCGGTGAAAAACACAAAAATAGTATAAGGGATGTCTGGAAAATACCCGCTCTCCGTTTGATGTTCATTATTTATTTCCTGCTCTTTCTGGGTTTCAACACTTTTTACACAGCATTCCCGGTTCATGCTGCAAATTATCTTCAGTGGAGTATTGCAGAACTTGGCATATTTTTTTCATTCCTGAGCATCGTGCTTGTAATTGTTGAAGGGCCCGTACTTTCATACGTGTCTAAAAGATCAAGGGATTCCTCAATGATAATTGGTGGAAGTTTCATCCTCGGCCTGAACTTTGTGGTGCTGGCATTAGGGAACACGTTCTTCACATATATGGCAGCAGTATTGCTTGCTCTTGGTAATGGTCTGATGTGGCCTTCGATACAATCAATGCTTGCCAGGCTTGCAGGAAATGATGACCAGGGTCTGGTTCAGGGCCTGTCGGGCAGTGTCATGAGCTTTGCAGCTATTTTTGGTCTGATTGGTGGGGGTCTGATTTACGAACTTGCCGGAAGATGGTCTTTCCTTTTAACTGCAGCTATAATTGCCTGTGTGTTTGTTCTATCCATGCGCCTGCGTTCATTTGACGCAACTGGCAGTCAGGAGTAG
- a CDS encoding NAD(P)/FAD-dependent oxidoreductase translates to MDYDAFIVGTGVAGSSLAYKLNAAGMKVAIADKTGFGGICAFHGCIPKKILSGAAEIVDGGRRMQGKGVNCNPELEWADLISFKDHLVHSFTDPKEAAFKKAGIDTYHGMVSFHDPNTLRAGNELISAKYILLAIGATSRKINIPGADYLTTSDGFLDLKELPEKIIFAGGGYISFEFAHIAARAGAEVTIIHRGENLLKNFDPALVHILVEASEKAGIKVITGQELREIRKQDDNRASDTTGSELELITHDSKSEKETSHECNMVVHGLGRVPDIEGLEAEKGGLTIEHGAIAVNEYLQSVSNPAVYAAGDCILPGPALTPTASLQANVLASNIIEGNKHTVDYSGIASAVFTIPTLAAVGLLEKDATDKHKIISSDLSKFYSARRTNLGYSASKVIIEKDTEKIVGAHLIGPGADDVINIFTLAIKAGLTLSQVREEMYAYPANSYDVKYMLR, encoded by the coding sequence ATGGATTACGATGCTTTTATAGTTGGTACCGGAGTTGCAGGTTCTTCACTTGCATACAAACTCAATGCTGCGGGAATGAAAGTAGCCATTGCAGATAAAACAGGTTTTGGAGGCATATGTGCATTCCACGGCTGTATCCCAAAGAAGATACTCAGTGGTGCTGCTGAGATTGTTGATGGCGGAAGACGTATGCAGGGCAAAGGCGTCAACTGCAATCCGGAACTTGAATGGGCAGATTTAATCAGCTTCAAAGATCATCTTGTCCATTCATTCACTGACCCCAAAGAAGCGGCTTTCAAAAAAGCAGGCATTGATACATATCATGGTATGGTGAGCTTCCATGATCCTAATACCCTGCGTGCTGGAAATGAACTCATATCTGCGAAGTATATATTACTGGCAATAGGTGCAACTTCAAGAAAGATAAACATACCTGGTGCTGATTATCTCACCACAAGTGATGGGTTTCTGGACCTGAAGGAATTACCTGAAAAGATTATTTTTGCAGGCGGAGGATACATCTCATTTGAATTTGCTCATATTGCTGCTAGAGCTGGCGCTGAGGTGACCATAATCCACAGAGGCGAAAATCTTCTCAAGAACTTTGACCCCGCCCTTGTCCACATACTTGTGGAAGCATCGGAAAAAGCCGGTATCAAAGTAATAACAGGACAGGAACTCAGGGAGATCAGAAAGCAGGATGACAACAGAGCATCAGATACCACAGGTTCCGAACTTGAACTTATCACCCATGACAGCAAGTCCGAAAAAGAAACCAGCCATGAGTGCAACATGGTGGTTCACGGGCTTGGAAGAGTGCCTGACATCGAGGGACTTGAAGCTGAAAAAGGCGGACTGACTATCGAACACGGCGCAATTGCAGTGAACGAATACCTGCAAAGCGTTTCAAATCCTGCGGTGTATGCTGCTGGCGATTGTATATTACCCGGACCTGCACTAACTCCAACAGCCAGCCTGCAGGCAAACGTGCTGGCATCCAATATCATTGAAGGTAACAAACACACAGTAGACTATTCAGGAATCGCATCCGCAGTATTTACCATTCCCACACTTGCAGCAGTAGGATTGCTTGAAAAGGATGCAACAGACAAGCATAAAATAATCTCCAGCGACCTCAGCAAATTCTATTCTGCAAGGAGGACAAATCTGGGATACTCTGCTTCCAAGGTTATCATCGAGAAGGATACGGAAAAGATAGTCGGTGCACACCTGATAGGACCCGGGGCAGATGATGTCATTAACATTTTTACGCTGGCAATAAAAGCAGGACTCACGCTTTCACAGGTAAGAGAAGAAATGTATGCATACCCTGCCAACAGTTATGATGTGAAATACATGCTCAGGTAA
- a CDS encoding MM0924 family protein produces MGDMLKLQPFIAGHFIGKDVIVYCGGILKFRGNAKACSDGVLTLEITEDRYSHISVDSIITIQCDENSPN; encoded by the coding sequence ATGGGAGACATGTTAAAACTACAACCATTTATTGCCGGACATTTCATTGGAAAAGATGTTATAGTATATTGTGGTGGCATTCTCAAATTCCGCGGAAATGCCAAGGCATGCAGTGACGGTGTCCTGACCCTTGAGATCACTGAAGACCGCTATTCCCACATCTCCGTTGACAGTATAATTACAATACAGTGTGATGAAAATTCCCCAAACTGA
- the hsp20 gene encoding archaeal heat shock protein Hsp20, with protein MADKRKKRGFFDDIFSEGSFTDIEDIIDQMMEKFGLNFEDFEKQPFFYGFSVSRHPGEEPEIREFGNIFSDGDDEDDDESIIQQFRVNERKPLMDVFEIDDKVHVMIELQGVEKEDIDLNVTEKSLELIAENEEMMYEESIDLPSSVDPDSAKARYHNGVLEIIMDMKELGVAHSVHID; from the coding sequence ATGGCTGATAAAAGAAAAAAGCGAGGTTTTTTTGATGATATCTTCAGTGAAGGCAGTTTTACAGACATAGAAGATATCATAGATCAGATGATGGAGAAATTCGGTCTTAACTTCGAAGATTTTGAAAAGCAGCCGTTCTTTTATGGTTTCTCAGTGTCCCGTCATCCGGGAGAGGAACCTGAGATTCGGGAATTCGGAAATATCTTCTCTGATGGGGACGATGAGGACGACGACGAATCAATAATACAGCAGTTCAGGGTAAATGAAAGAAAACCCCTAATGGATGTATTTGAAATCGATGACAAAGTACACGTCATGATCGAGCTTCAGGGTGTTGAGAAAGAGGACATAGATCTTAACGTCACCGAGAAATCACTTGAACTCATCGCAGAAAATGAAGAAATGATGTATGAGGAAAGTATTGATCTTCCTTCCAGTGTTGATCCGGATTCTGCAAAAGCAAGATATCATAATGGTGTACTTGAGATAATTATGGACATGAAAGAGCTTGGTGTTGCCCACTCTGTACATATCGATTAG
- a CDS encoding ATP-binding protein, protein MSASTGNVAGSVLPLMLQNAGQDLFTRLNIGIIYLDEHNRLLCSNKVVRDLTGFVAEELFDENYGELCCDSHYNNNSLSEFFLSTRPLYEERSCKFRITDKKGNFRYLLCDVFPFPDNCKSKGGKICILRADAIHGPDENDFSSEEHNDEHKIENMYLREKVLSKLGEKTLSCSNINSLMDYALKLVAKALDVKYSLIMERLQDGQFLLRYGYGLSEWCIGSALVEKETGSPSGYTAFTGSSLVVEDMRTEERFFVPRFLHEHNIVSGVAVIIGDRKDMYGVMCIYTDNQRKFTEHDVNFLQSIANILAEKIKLRDSFKSLELYRNLINQSSDYIMVLNAVTKKFIYVSNKVFHDLGFTEAEILGQDIFDPGCFINGHDMHEHIGNMAEDDDIVVEFKLMAKDGSLIPVEISFSFVEDAGTTYIVLIGRDISERHILELAIKERARQLEYSNEIKNLFADITSHDLINSISLIEGFSGYLKDMETDEEKKHLLGHIVSSTARLKKTIDSATVFARLNSTSDMSTEEIDLLLMYYGALERILEKISEKGINVKLDSPRQCNALVNPIIEEVFYNLLSNAIKYSPQGGTIIVNIAPEDSKWKVSISDEGPGISDEDKKKIFGRFRRADASHVSGHGLGLAIARMALKCHGEEIYVEDNGTGVGTTFCFTVQAAGMSES, encoded by the coding sequence ATGTCTGCTAGTACGGGAAATGTAGCTGGCTCTGTCCTGCCGTTGATGTTGCAGAACGCTGGCCAGGATTTGTTCACCAGATTAAATATAGGGATAATTTATCTTGATGAACACAACAGGTTGCTCTGCTCCAATAAGGTAGTACGTGACCTGACGGGCTTTGTGGCCGAAGAACTTTTTGATGAAAACTATGGTGAGCTTTGTTGTGATTCTCATTACAATAATAACTCTCTTTCCGAATTCTTTTTATCAACGCGACCTTTGTATGAAGAAAGGTCCTGTAAGTTCCGGATAACTGACAAAAAAGGTAATTTCAGATACCTGTTATGCGATGTATTCCCTTTTCCTGACAATTGTAAAAGCAAGGGGGGAAAAATATGCATTTTAAGGGCTGATGCAATACATGGCCCTGATGAAAATGACTTTTCTTCTGAAGAACACAATGATGAGCACAAAATTGAAAATATGTACCTTCGGGAAAAAGTGCTTTCAAAACTCGGGGAAAAAACCCTATCATGCAGTAATATTAATTCACTGATGGATTATGCACTAAAACTGGTAGCAAAAGCACTGGATGTAAAATATTCTCTTATTATGGAGAGACTTCAGGACGGCCAATTCCTGCTGAGGTATGGATACGGTCTGAGTGAATGGTGCATAGGTTCTGCACTGGTAGAAAAGGAAACGGGATCTCCATCAGGATATACGGCTTTTACCGGCAGTTCGCTGGTTGTAGAGGATATGCGTACAGAAGAGCGTTTCTTTGTACCGCGTTTCCTTCATGAACATAATATTGTTAGCGGTGTCGCTGTTATCATTGGTGACAGGAAAGATATGTATGGTGTGATGTGCATCTACACGGATAATCAAAGGAAATTTACCGAACATGATGTTAATTTCCTTCAGTCAATTGCTAATATTCTTGCCGAAAAAATCAAACTCCGGGATTCTTTTAAGTCACTGGAACTTTACAGGAACCTGATAAACCAGTCCAGTGATTACATAATGGTGCTCAATGCCGTGACAAAAAAGTTCATCTATGTCAGTAATAAGGTATTTCATGATCTTGGCTTCACGGAAGCTGAGATACTGGGACAGGATATCTTTGATCCCGGTTGCTTTATAAACGGGCATGATATGCATGAACATATCGGTAACATGGCTGAAGATGACGATATTGTGGTTGAATTCAAATTAATGGCAAAGGATGGTTCGTTAATTCCTGTCGAGATAAGTTTCTCATTTGTTGAGGACGCAGGCACTACTTATATAGTGTTAATCGGCCGTGATATAAGTGAACGCCACATACTGGAACTCGCAATAAAGGAACGCGCAAGACAGCTTGAATACTCCAATGAGATCAAGAATCTGTTTGCGGATATCACAAGTCATGACCTGATCAACTCTATTTCTTTAATTGAAGGATTTTCAGGCTATCTTAAGGATATGGAAACCGATGAGGAAAAAAAGCATCTCTTAGGGCATATTGTAAGTAGCACGGCCAGATTGAAGAAGACGATAGATTCGGCTACTGTATTTGCCAGGCTCAACAGTACATCAGACATGAGTACTGAGGAGATTGATCTTCTTTTAATGTATTATGGTGCTCTTGAGAGAATTCTGGAAAAAATATCTGAGAAAGGTATAAACGTTAAGCTCGATTCACCCAGGCAGTGCAATGCACTTGTAAATCCGATAATTGAGGAAGTATTCTATAACCTGCTTTCAAACGCGATCAAATATTCTCCGCAAGGCGGCACAATAATAGTGAACATAGCACCCGAAGACAGCAAATGGAAAGTCAGCATTTCCGATGAAGGCCCGGGTATCTCCGATGAGGACAAGAAAAAGATATTTGGCAGATTCAGAAGAGCTGACGCTTCACATGTAAGTGGACATGGTCTGGGACTTGCAATCGCCCGCATGGCATTGAAATGCCATGGTGAGGAGATTTATGTTGAAGACAATGGCACCGGTGTTGGTACTACTTTTTGTTTTACTGTCCAGGCTGCTGGCATGTCCGAGTCATAA